The genomic region TAATGTTTGATTAATGATTCGCCTGTCATATCTTCAGGCTGTTTAACACCTAGCAAATCGATTAGTGTTGGTGCTAAGTCACCTAGTCGTCCAGTTTCTCTCAATTCGATATTAGGCTTAGTTACGATAACTGGAACTGGGTTTGTCGTGTGTGTAGTCATCGGTTGATCATCCGCTGTTAAAACTTCATCTGAGTTACCATGATCAGCTGTAATAATGGCATGACCATCCATCTCAAGAATCTTATCAACAACTGCACCTAAGCACTCATCCACCGCTTCAATCGCTTTGATTGTTGGTTCTAACATTCCACTATGACCTACCATGTCTGGGTTCGCAAAGTTTAAGATAATAAGGTCTAAGTCACCTTTATTAAGCTCTTCTAACAATGCATCACGGACTTCGTAGGCACTCATTTCGGGCTTTAAGTCATATGTTGCTACTTTAGGTGAATCAATTAAACGACGACGCTCACCTTCAAATAGCTCATTACGTCCACCACTCATAAAATAAGTCACGTGTGGGTATTTTTCAGTTTCTGCAATTCTAAGTTGTGTCAGGTTATTATCTTGTGCTACTTCACCAATTGTATTTGTTAAGTCTACTTTTTCAAACACAATGTGTGCATCAACTTGATCGTTGTATTTTGTAAATGTCGCGTAGAATAAATCATCCACTTGCTCCACTTCAAAGCCGTCGAATGCTTTATTCGTAAAAATTTCTGATAATTGTGCAGCACGGTCTGGTCGGAAATTATAGAAAATGACTGCATCCCCGTCACTGACACCATTATTTTGACCTTGTACTACGAACGGTTCAACAAATTCATCTGTTAAACCTGCTTCATAGTTCGCTTCCACACCAGCTCGAGCAGAAGTATATTTCACATCACTAAAGTTGCGAATCGCATCATATGCTTTGTGCTCACGATCCCAGCGTTTATCACGGTCCATTGCATAGTAACGACCAGCAACAGAGGCAAATTGACCAACACCAATAGCTTCAAATTGTTGTTCAGTCTCATCAATGTACGTCAATGCCGATTTTTGATCCACATCACGACCGTCTAAAAATGCATGAACATACACCTTTTCCAAGCCTTTTTGTTTAGCTAATTTTAAAATAGCAAATAGGTGTTTGTAGTGACTGTGTACACCGCCATCAGATAAAAGACCGAAAACATGCAATGCTGAATGATTTTTTAAAGCATGGTCTATGGATTGATTTAAAACGTTGTTATCAAAGAAATCTCCATCTTCAATTGCTTTGTTAATGCGCGTTAAACTTTGATAAACAATGCGTCCAGCGCCAATATTCATATGTCCAACTTCTGAGTTACCCATTTGTCCCTCTGGAAGTCCGACATCTAAGCCACTTGCCTCTATTTGAGTCGTCGGATACATCTCATAATAACGATCAAAATTAGGCTTATGTGCTAATTTAACAGCATTCCCGTGAGTCTCTTCACGATTTGCAAAACCATCTAGAATAATAAGTGCTGTCGGTTTTTTTGCCATAATTATTTTGCACCTTCTAACAATTGAACATAATCTTCCACTTTAAGTGATGCGCCACCTACTAATGCACCATCGATATGCTCTTTTGCCATGTATTCTTTAATATTGTTAGGTTTTACGCTACCACCGTACTGAATTCGAACTGCTTGAGATACTTCGTCACTTGTTAATTGAGCAATAGTTTGGCGTACTGCTTGGCACATCTCATTAGCATCTTTAGCTGTTGATGATTTACCAGTACCGATTGCCCAAATTGGTTCATAAGCAATAACAACACGCTTAATTTGGTCGTCTGATAACCCTTCTAGTGCTTTTTGAACTTGACCTTCAACGATTTCATTTGCTTTACCATTTTCACGTTCTTCATCTGTTTCACCAACGCAAATAATAGGCGTCATGTTATGATTAAACACTGCATGTGCTTTCTTATTAATGTCTTCGTCTGTTTCATGGAAAAGTTCACGTCGTTCTGAGTGCCCAATCACAACATATTGAACCCCAAGATCTTCTAACGCGACCGGTGATGTTTCACCTGTAAATGCACCACTGTCTTCAAAGTACGTATTTTGTGCTCCGATTTTCAAACCAGACGCTACACCTTCTTTTGTCAGTGAAATCAACGCATCTAATTGAATTGTAGGCGCACAAATTACTGACTCCACCTCTTCTGTATCTGGCAACGCTGGTAAAGATTGAACAAATTCTTTCGCTTCTTTAACAGTTTTATTCATTTTCCAGTTACCTGCAATAATTGGTTTTCTCAATCCAAACACTCCTTATTTATACTCATACGTATACTTGCAATTTTTTATTCCTAGTTTTAACACATTGACTTTATTGATTTGCGATGGCTTTAATACCTGGTAATGCTTTACCCTCTAAGTACTCTAATGATGCACCACCACCAGTAGAAATATGTGTAAAGTCTTCTTCAAAACCGAGTTGCATAGCCGCTGCAGCTGAATCTCCTCCGCCAATAATCGTAGTGGCATCTTTAAGATCTGCAATTGCTTCACATACACCGATTGTACCTTGGGCAAAATTACTGAATTCAAATACACCCATCGGTCCATTCCATACGACTGTGTTTGCGCCTTCAAGTTGCTTTTTAAATAATGCAACTGTTTCAGGTCCAATGTCCATTGCTTCCTCATCTTCTGGAATTGCATCAATTGAAACAGTAGAGATATCTGCATCATTTGAAAATTCTTTCGCAACCTTTGCATCAACTGGTAAGACAATTTGATCTCCAGCTCTCTCTAATAAATCTTTTGCAAAGTCAATCTTATCCGCTTCTAATAATGACAGACCAATTTCTTTGCCTTGCGCTTTTAAGAATGTATATGCCATTCCGCCACCGATTAATACTTTGTCTGCAATTTTAAGTAAGTTTTCAATCACACCGATTTTGTCTGATACTTTTGCACCACCCAAAATGGCAACAACCGGTTTGTTTGGATTGTCAACAACACCACCGATAAACTTGATTTCTTTTTCCATTAAAAAGCCAGCAACAGCTTCAACATTTGATGCGATACCAACGTTTGATGCATGCTCACGGTGAGCCGTACCGAACGCGTCATTTACAAAAATATCTCCAAGTGACGCCCAGTATTGTCCTAATTCTTTATCATTTTTAGACTCTTTTTTACCATCTACATCTTCAAAACGCGTATTTTCAAACATGAGCACATCGCCTTCATTTAAACCTTTAATGGCGTTTTCTAATTTTTCACCGCGCGTTTCAGGAATAAATGTTACATCTTGTCCTAGTTTTTCTGATAAACGCTTTGCAACGGGTGCTAAAGTTAATTTCTCTTTATCACTTTCTTCTTTCACTTTACCTAAGTGTGAGAATACAACAACTTTACCACCTTGCTCAATAATATACTGTAAAGTTGGTAATGCTTGAACAATACGGTTATCATTTGTGATTTCGCCGTCTTTCATCGGGACGTTAAAGTCAGCACGTACAAGCACGACTTTCCCTTTTAATTCAACATCTGTTACATCTTTTTTTGACATGATAAAGCCCCCTTAAAATCGTAGTGTCTAAAAAAGGCGGAGAAGCGATTGTGCCCCTCCGCCTACTACAAGCTACTAGTTAGTTAGAAGCACATATAGTACTTTCATAACTTATTATAAATGATATTACTTAGCGTGACTTGCTAAATATTCTAAAGTACGAACTAATTGTGCAGTATATGACATTTCATTGTCATACCAAGAAGCAACTTTAACGAGTTGACGATCGCCTACTGTCATAACACGCGTTTGTGTCGCATCAAATAATGCACCGAATGTCATACCAATAACGTCTGATGATACAATTTCATCTTCAGTGTAACCAAATGATTCGTTTGTCGCATCTTTCATAGCTTGGTTTACTTCTTCTACTGAAACTTCTTTATCTAATACAACTGTTAATTCTGTTAAAGAACCTGTTGCAACTGGAACACGTTGTGCACCACCATCTAATTTACCAGCAATTTCAGGAATAACAAGGCCGATTGCTTTAGCTGCACCAGTTGAGTTAGGAATAATATTTTCAGCAGCAGCACGTGCACGACGTTTGTCACCTTTTCTGTGTGGTGAGTCTTGCGTATTTTGGTCACCTGTATAAGCGTGAATTGTAGTCATTAAACCTTCAACGATACCAAATTGATCGTGTAATGTTTTAGCTACTGGTGCTAAAGAGTTTGTTGTACATGATGCACCAGAAACAACTGTTTCAGATCCGTCTAATTCTTCGTGGTTTACGTTGAATACGATTGTTTTAAGATCACCTTTAGCTGGTGCTGAAATTAATACTTTTTTAGCACCTGCTTCGATATGTGCTTCAGCTTTATCTTTATCAGTGAAGAAACCTGTACATTCTAATACAACATCTACACCAAGTTCTTTCCAAGGTAAGTTTTTAGGTTCTGGTTCTGAGAATGATTTCACTTCTTTACCATTTACTCGGAAACCACCATCAATTACCTCAACTTCTTCAGTAAAACGTCCTTGCATAGTGTCATATTTTAAAAGGTGTGCAAGCATGTCGTCGTCAGTTAAGTCGTTAACAGCAACTACCTCGATATTTTCAGATTCTTGAATTCTTCTAAATGCTAAACGTCCTATTCTTCCAAATCCGTTAATTGCTACTTTTACTGCCATGTTAATGGCCTCCTTTAAATGATATTTAAAAAGTGAAGTCACTTTTTATATAATATTTTTTATTTCTCGGTTATCATTTTTGCTGCTGCTTCATCTGTAATTAAGATGGTATTTTTAGGTGCTATCTGCAAGTATGCTTTAATTGCACAACCTTTAGATGAACCACCTGCTACAGCAAAAATATGTGGTTTTGATTGGACTTCTTCAAGTTGAATCCCAATCGTTTTTACTTTGTGAACAATATTACCTTCTTGATCAAAATAATATCCAAAGGCTTCACCTGTTGCATGATGATGTTGAATTTTATCAATCACTTCTTTTGACGATTGTCTTCTTTTCGCCATTTTCAGCGCATCACCAATACCGTGAATAATAAACTGTGACTCTCTAATTCGATTCAATGTTTGAACGACAGACGGTTCACTTAACAAGTTATCATATGTTTTGTCACTCACTTGCTCTGGTACGTAAAGTGTCGTGTAGCTTCCATTTGTATGTTTCGCCATAGACGAGCATATCGTATTGGCTTGAAAAACAACATTTTCACCTAAACCGCCACGTGCTGGAACGAATAAGACCTCATATGGTAACGGAGACATCGATTCACTCACTGATGCCATTGTAGATCCTCCTGTTACAGAGACAATAGCATGCTTGTGTAATCTCTTCTCAAGCGATTGTCCAGCAACTCGTCCAATTTCAACTTTAACATTCGAATCTATATCACTATCACCAGGCACAACATATACTTCTTTAATATCGTATTGATGTTTAATTAATTGTGCTAAATGATGGTAATCAGAATACTGATTAAAATATTCATTGAGTTGATGCACGATATCAATACCTTCTGAAGTAAGTGTCATACCAGTTGATTTGACTAGTATGAGTCCTTGTGTTTTGAGCAAATCTGTTTCAGAACGCAACACCCGTTCTGTCAGTTTCAAAACATCACTTAAAGTACGTCTTCCGACAGGTTGAAGTTGTTGGATAGTCGTCAAAATCGAGTAACGACGATACATTTTGTCTATCAAGTCAGGCACGATTTTTTGTTGTACTTGAATCATATATTTCAAGTTGCAGGCCTCCTTAATAGTGAACAAGATGGTCATCATTAAGCCAAGGTGTGACATTTTAAGTCCCAATGACTTTAAAAAAATTTAACTTGCTTACAAATACATCATACAACCTTTAACGTTAAAATGCAAGTCAAAAACTACCCCACTTTAAATCGTCGCTGGTCATTTAATGTCCAACTTAACACGATGACGCGTCTCTGAAATGACACTTGTAACTGTTCACTATTATTATACACTTGATTACCTTTTTTTAAACATTTCAAATCAAATATTTGATTAACACTTATAACTACTATAAATTGAATTTAACATGTTCAAATGAGGTGATACTATGCGAAATCAAGACCCTGAAGTCATCACTCCTGATGACCCAAGATACCGAAATCCAGATGATTTTAAACACTCACATTCAAATCGCGAGCAATTTCAAAATAGACCAGGTCAATTTCATTATAAAGCTGTCGGATGTGCCCCTATAGGCTGCTTTCCTGGTTGCTTACTGTCTATCTTATTATCCATTATACTTACGATACTACTCAATCTATGGTTATGGTGAACCTCAAAATACAAAAATGACAAGAAGTTAGGAGAATCATTTACTCATATGAAAATTCTCAACTTCTTGTCTAACCCCTCGCACAGCACAAGTGAATTTTGATAAAAATCCAACCTACATATATTTATGACAAAAATGCTTTATTCCATTTTACATTTTAAACACAGTCCACTTTTATCGATTGTTTTCACCTGATTGATTTCGTTGTTGTGATTCCGCTGTACGATTGGATTGCGGTTGTTGTCCAGTTTGATTTTGAGGTGTTGGTACTTCTTGTGTTACTTGAGATGATGATTGATTCTGTTCAGTTGAGGGTGCCGGTCTCTGCTCAGTTGCTTGATCTGTTTGCGCCCTATTTCTTCCCTCTTCTGAACTCGACTCATTTGAAGGCTTTTCTACACTTTTTTCTTCAGTCGATGTTTCCTCTTCTTTAGCACGCTCTTCAGTCCGCTCTCGTGGCTCATTCGATTGTTGTGTATTATTTTGATTTGTATTCATTTGACGGCGTTGTTGATTGATTCTATTCGCTTCTTCTGCTTGAATAGAGGCTTCTTGTGAGCGCTTTGCTTCTTCAATACTCTGAATTCTTTCTCTTTCTTCACGTGCTTTTCTCTCTTTTTCTTTTTGAATTTGCTCATCACGCTTTTTTTGTTGCTCTTCTATAGATTTATCTCTAAGTCTTTCTTCACTTTTATGGGATTGATCTACAAATGAGAAAATAGCAAACACTAAACCACCTAGCAATATGATTAACACCACTATACTTAGACAACCTGTTAGTTTTTTCTTGCTTTTTGAGTCACCATCTCCTCTATAATTAGGACCTTGGTTATTTCTATTTGGGTACGCCATAACTTCCCCCCACTTTAATGTATATATTAATTTATTATAACAACACTTCTACTCGAAAGTGTCATAAAATGTTTCAGATTCATTGTTAAACTACCCTTTTTTCTATATAAACAATCTTATTTTATCTCATTCTCATAGTTTAAAATCACGTCTATAAAGGAATATATAGTCATAATGAAAATTTAAAGGAGAGATTAACTTGAAGCGTATTGTAAATATGATTGTTCGTTTACTCATTTATAGGGGGATTGGCAAATTGATTCGTCGCTTTCTAAATCAACGTGAAAATAAAAATTCAAATTCTTAAGTGGTTATACAAAAAGATAAGGTCTGAATGCTGCATCATTCAGACCTTTACTAAAGGGAGTCAAAATAACCTTCGTTGTGTATTATGGGGTATACTTTTTAATTAAGAGATGTTTTATCTATTTCGAAGGTACTTATATTATAACGCAGTTTGTGAAAAAATAAACATAATAAATCTATTTTATATTGACTATTTATTGACCGTTTTATGTCAAAATATTGAACTGAAAGAGAGGCATCAGATACATGACAAATTATTTAATAAGCGGCGGAACTGGAATGGTAGGACGCCATCTCGTTAACACATTAATTCAAAACAATACGAATCACGTTTATATTCTTTCACGTCAATCTCATCAGTCTGATAATACTCAAGTGTCCTATATCAACTGGCACGAAACGAACTGGGAAACAAAAGTCCCTAACATTGATGTTGTCATCAACTTAGCCGGCGCTACACTTAATAAACGATGGACGAAAGAACATAAACAACTCATGATGACAAGTCGCCTTCAGTCTACTAGAGCACTTTATGAATTATTTAAAAATAGAACACAAAAACCTTCTATTTTATTTAACGCAAGTGCCATGGGGTATTATCCACCCTCTCATACGACTGTGTATACAGAACAGTTTAAAACGTTACCTCATGATATCTTGTCAGAAATTGTATATCAGTGGGAAAGACAAGCAAGTTATTTTGAAAGTTTAGGAACACGTGTTATTTACGGTCGATTTGGTCTTATTTTGTCCCAAGAAGGGGGTGCTTTACCTATGATTCAAATGCCATATCAATTCATGGTCGGTGGCAAAATAGGTAGTGGTAAGCAACCTTATTCATGGATTCATATCGACGATTTAGTACGTGCTATCCTCTTTTTAATTGACAATCCGAATGCATCAGGACCATATAATTTGACTGCGCCTTTACCAGAAGCGCAAAATCAATTTGGTAAAATTTTAGGAAAAGTACTAAATAAGCCTCATTATACTTATGTACCAGCGCTTATAATGCGATTAACACTTGGAGAAATGTCAAAACTTGTTTTAGATACTCAACATGTATTACCCGAACGTTTAACACACGAAGGATTCCGATTTGAATATCCAACTTTAGAAAGTGCTCTGAACAATTTATACCATTCATAGAAAGCCATTTAAAACTAGACCTTGACTGATTCTGTTACAAAGTCAGAAACATATAGCTAAGTATTAAATTAACATATGTTATGTTCTTAATTGGACAACTTGTAACTCATTTCATGGCATGGTGAAAAGCCATAGATCTGAAGAGACCTACGTTTTTATAAACTCTTTGTCAAATAGTACTATGTGTAAAAATATAGAGGCTAAAACATAAATCTTAAAATAAACAGCGCTAAGATGATTTTAACCAAAATGCGTCTTAGCGCTTCCTTTTATGATAAAACTTTATATGATATGACTTTGCTTTCCGAGGGGACAGCAACTAAAAAAGACCCTCTGTATCAGTTTGATTTTAGTATTTATTCCTTCAAGTGCACCATTAGTCAAATGACTATATACAAAAGTGTCTTTTTTTTAAAGTATTTTAATGCAAAATTACATGTATATCACGTCGTATTGTTGGCGAGATGCCTGAGGGAATAGGATGAGCGTCGAGACCGCGGCTCGACCCATCCCCTAGGAAATGCGAGCCAAACAATACGAATGATTGATAAAAGAAAAACTTTTGGCTCTTCATATGGTTGGTATGTCAACAGATTTCTAGACAGTTTTTATAGAAACTATCTTTGTACGCTTTCGGCGTCAGATAATTTAATGCACTATGAGGTCGAATGTTGTTATACCAATTAACATAATCAAACAATTCGAGTTTTAAGTGATTAATAGATTTAAAATCATACTGTTTAATGAATTCAGTTTTTAACGCTTTAAATGTACTTTCAGCTACTGCGTTGTCATATGGACATCCTTTCATGCTTAAAGATCTTTTGATACCAAAGGTATCTAGTACATCATCAATCATGTGATTATCAAACTCTTTTCCTCTGTCAGTGTGAAACATTTGTACGTCTCTTAAATCGTGTCTAATGCTACTAAGTGCCTTGGATACAAGCGTGCTATCTTTCTTTGAGCCTGCGCTATGCCCAACAATCTCACGGTTAAAAAGATCAATAAATAAACATATGTAATGCCATTTTCCAGCCACTTTTACATATGTCAAATCACTGACAAGAACTTCCAATGGTTCTTTTCTATTGAAACTTTGATTTAATTCATTATTGATTTCGCGTTCACTTGAGCGAGAAGGAAATGATTTATACTTCGATGTCGTATAAGAAGATACTAATTTATTTGCTTTCATAATGCGTCCTATACGTCGTCTTGAGACATTTAAACCATTTTTGATAAGTTCATTTTTAATCCTTCTTGTTCCAAAACATTTGCGATTAGAATTGAAAATCTCGATAATTTTATCGCTAATTTCCTTATCTCGATCATCTTTTTCAACGTTGGGTGATTTGTTAATTTCGTAATAGTAACTACTTCTAGAGATTTGCAGGACTTTGCACATTGCTGATACTGAATATTTATTGGCATTCTTTCGAATGACATCTATTTTCGTCCCATGATCAGCGCTGCTTGCTTTAAAATATCATTTTCCATTTTCAATTGTTGATTTTCTTTACGTAATTTTCTTAGTTCTTTTTCTTCATTAGTTAAGTTATCTTGATGGTTAAATGAACCAGTATTTTGATGTTGCTTAATCCATTTCCCTAACGCCGAAGGTGTTAAATCATATTCACGAGCAATTTCATTTCTAGGCTTACCATTTTCATAAAGCTTTACCATTTGTAATTTAAATTCAGGACTAAAAGTTCTTCTTTCTCTTGTCATAAAAATCGCCTACTTTCTTAATTTAACAATATCTATTCTCATAGAATTTGTCCAACTAAGTGTAGACGATTCATGGTTTTAAAAGGAGTTTCCAGTAACGCTTATACTTATTGTACAGACGCTTTTCAATCACTTTGAAACTGTTCATAACTATCACGCGAGTCATACTTAAGGCTTAATTTAAATCCTAAATAATATAGAGCCTATAATAATGTTAGTTTAATACATTACCTATTATAACTAGACCTATTCCACAAATGATGAATAATAATATACAAATAACAGGAGCTACAAATGATCGAGAATCAGCAGCTTTAGT from Staphylococcus felis harbors:
- the gpmI gene encoding 2,3-bisphosphoglycerate-independent phosphoglycerate mutase, with amino-acid sequence MAKKPTALIILDGFANREETHGNAVKLAHKPNFDRYYEMYPTTQIEASGLDVGLPEGQMGNSEVGHMNIGAGRIVYQSLTRINKAIEDGDFFDNNVLNQSIDHALKNHSALHVFGLLSDGGVHSHYKHLFAILKLAKQKGLEKVYVHAFLDGRDVDQKSALTYIDETEQQFEAIGVGQFASVAGRYYAMDRDKRWDREHKAYDAIRNFSDVKYTSARAGVEANYEAGLTDEFVEPFVVQGQNNGVSDGDAVIFYNFRPDRAAQLSEIFTNKAFDGFEVEQVDDLFYATFTKYNDQVDAHIVFEKVDLTNTIGEVAQDNNLTQLRIAETEKYPHVTYFMSGGRNELFEGERRRLIDSPKVATYDLKPEMSAYEVRDALLEELNKGDLDLIILNFANPDMVGHSGMLEPTIKAIEAVDECLGAVVDKILEMDGHAIITADHGNSDEVLTADDQPMTTHTTNPVPVIVTKPNIELRETGRLGDLAPTLIDLLGVKQPEDMTGESLIKH
- the tpiA gene encoding triose-phosphate isomerase; protein product: MRKPIIAGNWKMNKTVKEAKEFVQSLPALPDTEEVESVICAPTIQLDALISLTKEGVASGLKIGAQNTYFEDSGAFTGETSPVALEDLGVQYVVIGHSERRELFHETDEDINKKAHAVFNHNMTPIICVGETDEERENGKANEIVEGQVQKALEGLSDDQIKRVVIAYEPIWAIGTGKSSTAKDANEMCQAVRQTIAQLTSDEVSQAVRIQYGGSVKPNNIKEYMAKEHIDGALVGGASLKVEDYVQLLEGAK
- a CDS encoding phosphoglycerate kinase, which translates into the protein MSKKDVTDVELKGKVVLVRADFNVPMKDGEITNDNRIVQALPTLQYIIEQGGKVVVFSHLGKVKEESDKEKLTLAPVAKRLSEKLGQDVTFIPETRGEKLENAIKGLNEGDVLMFENTRFEDVDGKKESKNDKELGQYWASLGDIFVNDAFGTAHREHASNVGIASNVEAVAGFLMEKEIKFIGGVVDNPNKPVVAILGGAKVSDKIGVIENLLKIADKVLIGGGMAYTFLKAQGKEIGLSLLEADKIDFAKDLLERAGDQIVLPVDAKVAKEFSNDADISTVSIDAIPEDEEAMDIGPETVALFKKQLEGANTVVWNGPMGVFEFSNFAQGTIGVCEAIADLKDATTIIGGGDSAAAAMQLGFEEDFTHISTGGGASLEYLEGKALPGIKAIANQ
- the gap gene encoding type I glyceraldehyde-3-phosphate dehydrogenase, coding for MAVKVAINGFGRIGRLAFRRIQESENIEVVAVNDLTDDDMLAHLLKYDTMQGRFTEEVEVIDGGFRVNGKEVKSFSEPEPKNLPWKELGVDVVLECTGFFTDKDKAEAHIEAGAKKVLISAPAKGDLKTIVFNVNHEELDGSETVVSGASCTTNSLAPVAKTLHDQFGIVEGLMTTIHAYTGDQNTQDSPHRKGDKRRARAAAENIIPNSTGAAKAIGLVIPEIAGKLDGGAQRVPVATGSLTELTVVLDKEVSVEEVNQAMKDATNESFGYTEDEIVSSDVIGMTFGALFDATQTRVMTVGDRQLVKVASWYDNEMSYTAQLVRTLEYLASHAK
- a CDS encoding sugar-binding transcriptional regulator → MKYMIQVQQKIVPDLIDKMYRRYSILTTIQQLQPVGRRTLSDVLKLTERVLRSETDLLKTQGLILVKSTGMTLTSEGIDIVHQLNEYFNQYSDYHHLAQLIKHQYDIKEVYVVPGDSDIDSNVKVEIGRVAGQSLEKRLHKHAIVSVTGGSTMASVSESMSPLPYEVLFVPARGGLGENVVFQANTICSSMAKHTNGSYTTLYVPEQVSDKTYDNLLSEPSVVQTLNRIRESQFIIHGIGDALKMAKRRQSSKEVIDKIQHHHATGEAFGYYFDQEGNIVHKVKTIGIQLEEVQSKPHIFAVAGGSSKGCAIKAYLQIAPKNTILITDEAAAKMITEK
- a CDS encoding DUF4887 domain-containing protein, which gives rise to MAYPNRNNQGPNYRGDGDSKSKKKLTGCLSIVVLIILLGGLVFAIFSFVDQSHKSEERLRDKSIEEQQKKRDEQIQKEKERKAREERERIQSIEEAKRSQEASIQAEEANRINQQRRQMNTNQNNTQQSNEPRERTEERAKEEETSTEEKSVEKPSNESSSEEGRNRAQTDQATEQRPAPSTEQNQSSSQVTQEVPTPQNQTGQQPQSNRTAESQQRNQSGENNR
- a CDS encoding TIGR01777 family oxidoreductase, whose translation is MTNYLISGGTGMVGRHLVNTLIQNNTNHVYILSRQSHQSDNTQVSYINWHETNWETKVPNIDVVINLAGATLNKRWTKEHKQLMMTSRLQSTRALYELFKNRTQKPSILFNASAMGYYPPSHTTVYTEQFKTLPHDILSEIVYQWERQASYFESLGTRVIYGRFGLILSQEGGALPMIQMPYQFMVGGKIGSGKQPYSWIHIDDLVRAILFLIDNPNASGPYNLTAPLPEAQNQFGKILGKVLNKPHYTYVPALIMRLTLGEMSKLVLDTQHVLPERLTHEGFRFEYPTLESALNNLYHS
- a CDS encoding IS3 family transposase (programmed frameshift) — encoded protein: MTRERRTFSPEFKLQMVKLYENGKPRNEIAREYDLTPSALGKWIKQHQNTGSFNHQDNLTNEEKELRKLRKENQQLKMENDIFKASSADHGTKIDVIRKNANKYSVSAMCKVLQISRSSYYYEINKSPNVEKDDRDKEISDKIIEIFNSNRKCFGTRRIKNELIKNGLNVSRRRIGRIMKANKLVSSYTTSKYKSFPSRSSEREINNELNQSFNRKEPLEVLVSDLTYVKVAGKWHYICLFIDLFNREIVGHSAGSKKDSTLVSKALSSIRHDLRDVQMFHTDRGKEFDNHMIDDVLDTFGIKRSLSMKGCPYDNAVAESTFKALKTEFIKQYDFKSINHLKLELFDYVNWYNNIRPHSALNYLTPKAYKDSFYKNCLEIC